The Chaetodon auriga isolate fChaAug3 chromosome 3, fChaAug3.hap1, whole genome shotgun sequence genome has a window encoding:
- the LOC143318441 gene encoding protein Niban 1-like: MGISASSLLDETKSNYIKGQAEAELKEFSPYYRKQFSVAHFSQVEDDLEQHKEKITQLLRQREAPEEAEVLYEEGVLFFDETRKWRDRYVVVRANYCLECHDGLETFVKGIPPRQKLLPTGGSVLTTEETYMAMVDKCFPDDSSVKEDFAPPLAGMPGQFPVYLRLPYRRDSYFCFRQQAKQEAFLSILSDCIRHQNQDFLKKKTCEVQAFLKAIQLYRQDKDKYEAWDMLIGSDVRVMANLVMEELLPSLEKDMLPRLKAKKTEKKRVWFATVEAAYILVQEHLLDGLSALKEECRTSARQQEVLIHSDMDQILDSRRQLEERVRAKVSEPAEKLCSESVQPYLGSVLEELMEPISSGFLEGRQLSETMMDQICQDDALQRDNEQLRKALADMARPKLLSCYQKISSLQEKRQHLQERFSFSNITGVIHSAQIDLQQLMENAACTFQQLLYKAIQDNPDNAGSAMEKAKHRVLKQYDYDSSTVRKKISREALVSITLPFIKKSLAPTCKAELQGLEQFIDADHSNFLHVENVYESILLQTLDKEVNKVVKEAASLKKYNLFTDSGDLLSQSSRSSLSSPSASTPSSPAMVLASPTKSSLEQQPPSPLVVICQSTPQKEEQQEKENGVLQSEASPGVPVIETPLGRVEQKEAAQSVAVSQEEEAPEAEDIIQTVKVEADTPVALQTPTNQRETQQVNTEVASETVVQQEVISVKAGKVETSPEPQMQNTGASEEAEIPKESITTDAAAAAAQTDVSVPRSDSTNEPMNTSAEGTESHTAASSEDKTHCDSSEIKLEAPSSGQTPVLTPADVSLDLKQEVAEPVSASDPNSLDVSVGSESPPSEVESTEEVKAAQSSEDEVSTPPDVLEDEANLSKSPVSSDDPAEDKTTSGEPAPRVQTEAASEDVEAGASVSVEPPEAPTSQSSEGTPSSPEAQPLDSIKEIRDLVVEVIEVEELVQRYPSGVPKEE, translated from the exons ATGGGGATCTCCGCGTCCAGTCTGCTGGACGAGACCAAATCCAACTACATCAAAG GCCAGGCCGAGGCCGAGCTGAAGGAGTTCAGTCCGTACTACAGGAAGCAGTTCTCCGTGGCTCACTTCTCCCAGGTCGAGGATGATCTGGAGCAGCACAAAGAGAAGATCACACAGCTGCTCAGACAGCGg GAGGCTCCTGAGGAGGCCGAGGTGCTGTATGAGGAAGGCGTCCTTTTCTTTGACGAGACCAGGAAGTGGAGGGACAGGTACGTGGTGGTGCGAGCAAACTACTGCCTGGAGTGTCACGACGGCCTGGAG ACCTTTGTCAAAGGAATTCCTCCCCGCCAGAAGCTTCTGCCTACAGGGGGCAGCGTCCTCACCACAGAGGAGACGTACATGGCGATGGTGGACAAGTGTTTCCCCGACGACAGCA gtgtgaAGGAGGACTTTGCTCCTCCTCTGGCGGGGATGCCCGGACAGTTTCCTGTTTACCTGCGTCTGCCCTACAGGAGAGACTCCTACTTCTGCTTCAGACAGCAGGCCAAGCAAGAGGCCTTCCTGTCCATCCTGTCCGACTGCATCAGGCACCAGAACCAAG actTCCTGAAGAAGAAGACGTGTGAAGTGCAGGCCTTCCTCAAAGCCATCCAGCTCTACagacaggacaaagacaaatacGAGGCCTGGGACATGCTGATAGGAAGTGACGTCAGG gtgatgGCCAACCtggtgatggaggagctgctgccgTCTCTGGAGAAAGACATGCTGCCTCGCCTCAAAGCCAAGAAGACGGAGAAGAAGCGCGTGTGGTTTGCG ACGGTGGAGGCGGCGTACATCCTGGTCCAGGAGCATCTGCTGGACGGACTGTCAGCTCTGAAGGAGGAGTGCCGAACGTCGGCCCGGCAGCAGGAGGTCCTGATCCACTCCGACATGGACCAGATCCTGGACTCCAGGCGGCAGCTGGAGGAAAGAGTCCGAG ccaaaGTGTCGGAGCCGGCAGAGAAGCTGTGCTCCGAGTCCGTCCAGCCGTACCTCGGCTCCgtgctggaggagctgatggagcCAATCAGCTCCGGCTTCCTGGAGGGACGGCAGCTGAGCGAGACGATGATGGACCAGATATGTCAGGACGACGCGCTGCAGCGAGACAACGAGCAACTGAGGAAG gcTCTTGCTGACATGGCGAGGCCgaagctgctgagctgctaCCAGAAGATCAGCTCGCTGCAGGAGAAACGGCAGCACCTGCAGGAGAGATTCAGCTTCTCCAACATCACAGGAGTGATTCACAGCGCTCAGATcgacctgcagcag ctgatggAGAATGCGGCCTGCAcgtttcagcagctgctctatAAAGCCATCCAGGACAACCCGGACAACGCCGGCTCTGCCATGGAGAAGGCCAAACACAGAGTGCTGAAG CAATACGACTACGACAGCAGCACCGTGAGGAAGAAGATCTCCAGAGAGGCGCTCGTCTCCATCACTCTGCCCTTCATCAAGAAGAGCCTGGCCCCCACCTGCAAGGCt gAGCTTCAGGGTCTTGAACAGTTCATCGATGCCGACCACTCAAACTTCCTCCATGTTGAGAACGTTTATGAGAGCATCCTCTTGCAGACTCTGGACAAGGAGGTCAACAAAG TGGTGAAGGAGGCGGCGAGCTTGAAGAAGTACAACCTGTTCACAGACAGCGGAGACCTGCTCAGTCAGTCCAGCCGCTCCAGCCTCTCCTCCCCGTCCGCCTCCACTCCCAGCAGCCCCGCCATGGTGCTCGCCTCCCCGACTAAATCCTCCCTTGAGCAGCAGCCGCCGTCTCCCCTCGTGGTCATCTGTCAGTCCACGCCCcagaaggaggagcagcaggagaaagagaacgGCGTGCTGCAGAGCGAAGCCTCGCCGGGCGTGCCAGTCATTGAGACGCCTCTGGGGAGGGTTGAACAAAAAGAAGCGGCTCAGAGCGTCGCTGtcagtcaggaggaggaggcaccTGAAGCAGAAGACATCATCCAAACTGTGAAGGTAGAAGCCGACACCCCCGTCGCTCTTCAGACGCCAACCAACCAACGTGAGACCCAGCAAGTGAACACAGAGGTAGCTTCAGAGACTGTGGtccaacaggaagtgatttctgtcaaagcaggaaaagttGAGACGTCTCCTGAGCCTCAGATGCAGAACACAGGTGCTTCAGAAGAGGCAGAAATCCCCAAAGAAAGTATAACGAcggacgcagcagcagcagcagcacagacagacgtcTCTGTACCGAGATCTGATTCCACAAACGAACCCATGAACACTTCAGCAGAAGGTACCGAGTCccacactgcagccagcagtGAAGACAAGACGCACTGTGACAGCTCAGAAATCAAGTTAGAGgctccctctagtggccaaACACCTGTACTCACACCTGCAGACGTCAGCCTGGACCTGAAGCAGGAGGTAGCAGAACCAGTTTCTGCCTCAGACCCGAATTCTCTGGATGTGTCAGTAGGAAGTGAGTCACCTCCATCAGAGGTAGAGTCCACGGAGGAGGTCAAAGCAGCGCAGAGCAGCGAGGATGAGGTCTCAACACCCCCTGACGTCTTGGAGGACGAGGCCAACCTCAGTAAATCTCCTGTGAGCTCAGACGATCCAGCTGAGGACAAAACCACGAGCGGCGAGCCGGCTCCTCGGGTCCAGACA
- the trmt1l gene encoding tRNA (guanine(27)-N(2))-dimethyltransferase, with the protein MAELKEADAAQLHQEDVDIKRADGGDAPSAGGRAAEETSEAAADGDAKPSTTTTERHVSIQTKLEGLETLVDLNGAGRKSCPLCPEEKFKACYSHKLRRHLQNLHWKVYVEFEGQRMCICHLPCRHLKPSLSGDQTSGRHVAHYHCVVCSVTIARKTDMISHLKRHVNKGETEASYSGSSDVAFEEPAPSGQAFEIMKELGTNVQLLPNHTTPQKSDTYFNRKMKTNRQLVFCSLAVLVEERNPLECLDAFGATGIMGLQWAKHLRNAVKVTITDISETCVKMIKENCELNHIRVDGGSRGPRGPDGAGSEVKGVPIATVEVAKMDANVIMHLRPFDYIHLDPYGTAVNYLDAAFRNVRNLGIVSVTSTDTGSLYSKSPNVTLRHYGCHIVRTEYYKELAARMVVATVARAAARCNKGIEVLLAVALEHFVLVVVRVLRGPTQADESAKKLRKLVHCQWCEERVFLKQGNMVDDTLPCNCHGSLPGKTAVQLGPLWCGPLFNTGFLRRMLSAAVQHSMDDIQPLVKTLICESECTTLKSLVHGSLALTNQVECGVVIKTLQSGEESGPADPSGKRKTGEDSGNIVKKLKSDASLEHPPFYYSIHRHSIRGMNMPKLNKFLQYLTEAGFRVSRTHFDPTGVRTDATLKQFKSVLTKYSVPTYTNATATQTSVSTEKTA; encoded by the exons ATGGCGGAACTCAAAGAGGCAGACGCTGCTCAGCTACACCAGGAGGACGTCGATATCAAAC gtgcAGATGGTGGAGACGCACCTTCGGCCGGCGGCCGGGCGGCAGAGGAGACGAGCGAAGCCGCTGCAGACGGCGACGCCAAGCCCTCAACCACAACCACCG AGAGACACGTCTCCATCCAGACTAAACTGGAGGGCCTGGAGACGCTGGTCGACCTCAATGGCG CGGGACGGAAGTcgtgtcctctgtgtccagaGGAGAAGTTCAAAGCCTGCTACAGCCACAAGCTCCGCCGACACCTGCAGAACCTGCACTGGAAAGTCTACGTGGAGTTCGAAG GCCAGAGGATGTGCATCTGCCACCTGCCCTGCAGACACCTGAAGCCCAGCCTCAGCGGAGACCAG ACGTCCGGGAGACACGTGGCTCACTACCACTGCGTCGTGTGCTCCGTCACCATCGCCCGCAAGACGGACATGATCAGCCACCTGAAACGACACGTCAACAAAGGAGAGACTGAAGCCAGCTACTCCGGGAGCTCGGACGTCGCGTTCGAGGAGCCGG ctccgTCTGGTCAGGCCTTTGAAATCATGAAGGAGCTGGGAACCAACGTCCAGCTCCTCCCGAACCACACCACCCCGCAGAAGAGCGACACCTACTTCAACCGCAAGATGAAGACCAACAG GCAGCTGGTGTTTTGCTCGCTGGCTGtcctggtggaggagaggaaccCGCTCGAGTGTCTGGATGCTTTCGGGGCTACAG ggaTCATGGGCCTCCAGTGGGCGAAGCACCTTCGGAACGCCGTCAAAGTCACCATCACTGACATCAGCGAAACGTGCGTCAAGATGATCAAAGAGAACTGTGAGCTCAACCACATCCGGGTGGACGGAGGCTCACGAGGCCCCCGGGGGCCCGACGGGGCCGGCAGTGAAGTCAAGGGAGTGCCCATCGCGACGGTGGAGGTCGCAAAGATGGACGCCAACGTCATCATGCACCTACGGCCCTTTGATTACAT TCACCTGGATCCGTATGGGACGGCCGTGAACTACCTGGATGCTGCCTTCAGGAACGTCCGGAACCTGGGCATCGTCTCTGTGACGTCCACAGACACCGGCTCTCTGTACTCCAAGTCTCCCAACGTCACCCTGCGTCACTACGGCTGCCACATCGTACGCACCGAGTACTACAAGGAGCTGGCTGCACGCATGGTCGTCGCCACCGTGGCCAG AGCGGCGGCGCGCTGTAACAAAGGCATCGAGGTGCTGCTGGCAGTGGCGCTGGAGCATTTTGTCCTGGTGGTGGTGAGGGTCCTCAGGGGCCCCACGCAGGCCGACGAGTCGGCCAAGAAGCTACGGAAGCTGGTCCACTGCCAGTGGTGTGAGGAGAGAGTCTTCCTCAAACAGGGAAACATGGTGGACG ACACGCTGCCCTGCAACTGTCATGGAAGTCTGCCAGGAAAGACGGCGGTGCAGCTGGGACCGTTATG gtgtggtCCACTGTTTAACACGGGCTTCCTGCGGAGGATGCTGTCGGCGGCGGTGCAGCACAGCATGGACGACATCCAGCCGCTGGTCAAAACTCTGATCTGCGAGTCCGAGTGCACCACCCTCAAGTCTTTAGTCCACGGATCGTTGGCTCTCACCAACCAAG tagAGTGTGGAGTCGTCATCAAGACCTTACAGAGCGGAGAGGAGTCGGGTCCTGCTGATCCGTCCG GAAAGAGGAAGACGGGAGAAGACTCGGGGAACATCGTGAAGAAGCTGAAGTCTGACGCGTCTCTGGAACATCCGCCCTTCTACTACAGCATCCACCGCCACAGCATCAGAGGCATGAACATGCCCAA GTTGAACAAGTTCCTCCAGTACCTGACGGAGGCCGGCTTCAGGGTGAGCCGGACCCACTTCGACCCGACGGGGGTTCGAACCGACGCCACGCTGAAGCAGTTTAAATCTGTACTCACCAAATACAGCGTGCCCACGTACACCAACGCCACCGCCACTCAGACGAGCGTGAGCACGGAGAAGACGGCCTGA
- the LOC143318444 gene encoding antiviral innate immune response effector IFIT1-like yields the protein MSAAQSQSALESKLEALQCHFTWDLDLSRSRLFRLRDKLQDIGTEEGNSWLGHIYNLQGYIQYKLGVTEDAQSFFKKAAEAFGQTRTAASEEGPWLVVNYGNLAWLHHHLGEQAQCQTYLSKVDALMSEYPSPSQDELHAEIYAEKAWTLMKFSGDKQQLAADCFQRAIRMQPETVEWNTSHLIGLARAVKHSETGLDADVLEQMRIATEQDPENLYLAGVYLKQRAEKGERLEDEARELARKILRNPVSSYSGMKAVLRVYRISLSIDEAIDLAEEALQNHPDARFLKRCAALCYKWKIIFDRNSRPNRRIIARAVGLHKELIALYPLSSLVKKLDLVNIYGKTNPAEAELIYRDLLKSDVEPADQQMIYHHYGNYLNFDCQDRHRSIQYHMKAAAIPQQSYFRDKSIKVLEKIKDRGRNRMCRDIEEFLANLQEPESL from the exons ATGAG TGCTGCTCAGAGTCAGTCGGCCCTGGAGTCCAAACTGGAGGCCCTGCAGTGTCACTTCACCTGGGATCTGGACCTCAGCAGGTCCAGACTTTTCCGTCTCAGGGACAAGCTGCAGGACATCGGCACCGaggagggaaacagctggcTGGGTCACATTTACAACCTGCAGGGGTACATTCAGTACAAGCTGGGGGTCACCGAAGACGCCCAGAGTTTCTTCAAGAAGGCTGCAGAGGCCTTCGGCCAGACAAGGACAGCAGCCTCAGAGGAGGGTCCCTGGTTAGTGGTGAACTATGGGAACTTGGCTTGGCTGCACCACCACCTGGGAGAACAGGCACAGTGTCAGACTTACCTGTCAAAGGTCGACGCCCTGATGAGCGAATATCCATCTCCATCCCAGGACGAGCTCCATGCGGAGATCTACGCCGAGAAAGCCTGGACCCTGATGAAGTTCAGcggagacaaacagcagctggccGCAGACTGCTTCCAGAGAGCCATCAGGATGCAGCCGGAGACGGTGGAGTGGAACACCAGCCACCTCATAGGCTTAGCGAGGGCCGTTAAGCACAGCGAGACGGGGCTGGACGCTGACGTCTTAGAGCAGATGAGAATCGCCACAGAACAGGATCCGGAGAACCTGTACCTCGCCGGTGTTTACCTTAAGCAACGGGCCGAGAAAGGAGAGAGACTTGAAGATGAAGCACGAGAGTTAGCCAGGAAGATTTTGAGAAACCCCGTCAGCAGCTACAGCGGGATGAAAGCCGTGCTGAGGGTTTACAGAATCAGCCTGTCCATCGACGAGGCCATTGATCTGGCGGAGGAGGCTCTGCAGAACCATCCAGATGCACGTTTCCTGAAGAGATGTGCTGCCCTCTGCTACAAATGGAAGATCATCTTTGACCGCAACAGTCGCCCAAATCGACGCATAATCGCCAGAGCGGTCGGCCTCCATAAGGAGCTGATTGCTCTTTACCCTCTTTCTTCACTAGTCAAGAAGTTAGACCTCGTAAACATATACGGGAAGACAAATCCGGCTGAAGCTGAGCTGATCTACCGGGACCTGCTGAAAAGTGACGTGGAACCTGCAGACCAACAAATGATTTATCACCACTACGGAAATTACTTAAACTTCGATTGCCAGGATCGCCACAGGTCAATCCAGTACCACATGAAGGCAGCAGCGATACCGCAGCAGTCCTACTTCCGTGACAAGAGCATCAAAGTTCTGGAGAAGATAAAAGACAGAGGCCGGAACCGAATGTGTAGAGACATAGAGGAGTTCCTGGCAAACCTGCAAGAGCCTGAGTCCCTTTAA